Proteins encoded together in one Prionailurus viverrinus isolate Anna chromosome B1, UM_Priviv_1.0, whole genome shotgun sequence window:
- the NAA11 gene encoding N-alpha-acetyltransferase 11, protein MNIRNARPDDLINMQHCNLLCLPENYQMKYYFYHGLSWPQLSYIAEDEDGKIVGYVLAKMEEDPDDVPHGHITSLAVKRSHRRLGLAQKLMDQASRAMIENFSAKYVSLHVRKSNRAALHLYSNTLNFQVSEVEPKYYADGEDAYAMKRDLSHMANELRRQPELKEKGRYVVLGSKENQETRGSTLPSSEEDGEEEKIPAADDNSNDHKEPSESMESTDAQNSSED, encoded by the coding sequence ATGAACATCCGCAATGCTCGGCCGGACGACCTGATTAACATGCAACACTGCAACCTTCTTTGCCTTCCCGAGAACTACCAGATGAAATACTATTTCTACCATGGCCTTTCCTGGCCCCAGCTTTCTTACATTGCTGAGGACGAGGACGGGAAGATTGTGGGCTATGTCCTGGCCAAAATGGAGGAGGACCCAGATGATGTCCCCCATGGACATATCACCTCACTGGCTGTGAAGCGATCGCACCGGCGCCTCGGCCTGGCCCAGAAGCTGATGGACCAGGCCTCTCGGGCCATGATCGAGAACTTTAGCGCCAAGTACGTGTCCCTGCACGTCAGGAAGAGTAACCGAGCAGCCTTGCACCTCTATTCTAACACCCTCAACTTCCAGGTTAGTGAGGTGGAACCCAAGTACTATGCAGATGGGGAAGATGCTTATGCTATGAAGAGGGATCTCTCGCACATGGCCAATGAGCTGAGAAGGCAGCCAGAGCTGAAGGAGAAGGGCAGGTACGTGGTACTGGGCTCCAAGGAAAACCAGGAAACCCGGGGAAGCACACTTCCTAGTTCTGAAGAGGATGGTGAGGAGGAGAAGATCCCGGCCGCTGATGATAATAGCAATGACCACAAGGAACCCAGCGAGTCCATGGAGAGCACCGATGCCCAGAACAGCTCAGAAGATTGA